One genomic segment of Erinaceus europaeus chromosome 18, mEriEur2.1, whole genome shotgun sequence includes these proteins:
- the C18H2orf88 gene encoding small membrane A-kinase anchor protein, with product MGCMKSKQTFPFANTLEAEKRQESKESFISEEKILPAPPTPEIVQEEVAAEPPGPNVVVCEFANRLSHEILTDAIQQWASNNLKYHDIPYIESEGLDAAS from the coding sequence ATGGGATGCATGAAATCAAAGCAGACATTCCCGTTTGCGAACACGCTTGAGGCTGAGAAGAGGCAGGAGAGTAAGGAAAGCtttatatcagaagagaaaattctACCTGCGCCGCCTACTCCAGAGATTGTCCAAGAAGAAGTAGCAGCAGAACCCCCAGGGCCCAACGTTGTGGTCTGTGAGTTTGCAAACCGCCTGTCCCATGAGATCTTGACTGACGCCATCCAGCAGTGGGCAAGCAATAACCTCAAGTACCATGACATTCCCTACATTGAGAGCGAGGGCCTTGATGCTGCCAGCTGA